ataaataaacataattatTTGGTGAATATTTCTAATGAAAAtctgtctaaattttatgatttatttaaaaaattatgcaataTGATTAATAATTCTGATAAAAGAGAAACATATTTAGAAAAAGCTAATGAATTTGGTGTTGAATATGAAAAACTCTTTAATGTTAATGTTAATGATACTGAAGATAGCTCATATACTAGAATATTGTCtatattatcaaatgattatactAATTATGGAAAGACTATTGCTAATCCTAAAATGCGAAATATATTACCAAAACTTGTaacggaaaaaaaaatatcacaaGTTTCTGAATCAAGTCCTAATGATACACAAATGGATGTCTCCTCGAGTGGAATATCAACATCAATTTCTGGAATTGAAGTATCAAGCTCTGAAACTGAACCATCAGATTCTGATTCAGTATCCCCAAGTTCATcgatattaaataaattaattttaattccaatcatatttgttgcaacattaatttcattaggaattgcatataaggtaaataataagtcaactaaaaaatatattcagcACTGATTATtttgtgaatataaataaattatacattttttaaaatttttatattagtattcgttatttggatttcggaaacgatctcaaaaacaatatttaagagaaaagctaaaaaattaaagaagaaaatggatcattaatatatgtttcgAAGAAAGTGACTATTTCCGGAacagtaataatg
The Plasmodium yoelii strain 17X genome assembly, chromosome: 4 genome window above contains:
- a CDS encoding PIR protein: MLTSNVCGQFENMRKFFLDELSDSGNYIFTKNFFKEYCSDNNCDSDINKIDAGCLWLFNKFYGNRNSFSNYADDKVDIVVYFMMWLAYKLNQKSNAQFPNLNEFYSKYMQNADEYKKPINGVTGYTSYIDLINKHNYLVNISNENLSKFYDLFKKLCNMINNSDKRETYLEKANEFGVEYEKLFNVNVNDTEDSSYTRILSILSNDYTNYGKTIANPKMRNILPKLVTEKKISQVSESSPNDTQMDVSSSGISTSISGIEVSSSETEPSDSDSVSPSSSILNKLILIPIIFVATLISLGIAYKYSLFGFRKRSQKQYLREKLKN